One region of Mucilaginibacter gotjawali genomic DNA includes:
- a CDS encoding metal-dependent hydrolase has translation MDSITHLAIGACMGEAFAGKKLGKKAMLWGAIAHSIPDIDFVSSFWMTTPSALLAHRGFTHSFVFCAIAGTLFALLAWRWHRQTNIPFWKWALFFGTVIFLHVFIDAFNNYGVGWFEPFSHCRITFNAIYVADPLFSIWPGIACIALIFISAGTPPRKKWWQMGLGLSGLYLVYCLFNKNQADTDLKSILQKQHISYTRYFTTPAPMQNLLWFVVAGNNKGYYVGFHSLLDSKKIIAFQYFPRNDSLLNTVRSHRDVQQLIRFSKQFYTVEKWRDSLVFNDLRFGQVMGWENPKGKFVFHYFLQSPQSNKMVVQRGRLEGWNWRSVQSFWKRIRGN, from the coding sequence ATGGATTCCATTACTCACCTTGCCATTGGAGCCTGCATGGGCGAAGCATTTGCCGGGAAGAAGCTGGGTAAAAAGGCAATGCTTTGGGGAGCAATAGCGCATAGCATCCCTGACATTGATTTTGTGTCGTCATTTTGGATGACTACCCCGTCGGCTTTGCTCGCACACAGGGGCTTTACCCATTCATTTGTGTTTTGCGCAATAGCAGGAACATTATTTGCATTGCTCGCCTGGCGTTGGCACCGGCAAACTAATATCCCGTTTTGGAAATGGGCCCTGTTTTTCGGAACGGTGATTTTTTTGCATGTATTTATTGATGCTTTTAATAATTATGGCGTGGGTTGGTTTGAACCTTTCAGCCACTGCCGCATTACGTTCAACGCTATTTATGTGGCCGATCCATTGTTCTCTATCTGGCCGGGTATTGCCTGTATTGCGCTGATATTTATAAGCGCTGGTACGCCGCCACGGAAAAAATGGTGGCAAATGGGGCTTGGCCTGAGTGGATTATACCTGGTATATTGCTTATTTAATAAAAACCAGGCTGATACAGACCTAAAAAGCATACTGCAAAAACAGCATATCAGTTACACCAGGTACTTTACCACACCTGCGCCAATGCAAAATTTGCTTTGGTTTGTAGTTGCCGGCAATAACAAGGGGTATTATGTTGGCTTTCATTCACTGTTAGACAGTAAAAAAATAATTGCTTTTCAATACTTCCCCCGAAATGACTCCTTGCTAAATACTGTACGTAGTCACCGTGATGTTCAGCAGCTGATCCGTTTTTCCAAACAGTTTTATACGGTAGAAAAATGGCGCGATAGTTTGGTATTTAACGACCTGCGTTTCGGCCAGGTAATGGGATGGGAAAACCCAAAAGGCAAATTCGTATTTCATTATTTTTTACAATCCCCTCAATCAAACAAAATGGTCGTTCAGCGGGGCAGGCTTGAAGGATGGAATTGGCGAAGCGTCCAATCTTTCTGGAAAAGGATTAGAGGAAATTAA
- a CDS encoding phosphatidate cytidylyltransferase, with translation MNNLTKRALTGSILVIVIAGAIIGGCYSFFLLILTINLLTLHEFYHLFNNQDISPVKQAGAVLSAVMLSTVALVINGNSDWKILLINIPLLFGIFFIKLFMRSGHPFHDIGFTLLGIIYISIPLCFFICIAFLPLSGHTYSWQIPLGYFFILWANDTGAYLTGKTFGRHTLYYRVSPFKTWEGSIGGAIFAVLIACLVSLTLTSFATSEWIMLSLLIIITGTLGDLVKSMMKRSLNLKDSGSILPGHGGMLDRFDSLLGSAPFAFCYLILLGYA, from the coding sequence ATGAACAATTTGACTAAGCGGGCATTAACAGGTAGCATATTGGTAATAGTAATTGCCGGGGCAATTATTGGAGGTTGTTATAGTTTTTTTTTACTGATTTTAACTATTAATCTCCTCACTTTGCATGAGTTTTACCATTTATTTAACAATCAGGATATATCGCCGGTTAAACAGGCGGGCGCTGTTTTGTCTGCAGTTATGTTGAGTACCGTTGCCTTAGTAATCAACGGCAACAGCGACTGGAAAATTTTGCTAATTAATATTCCACTGCTCTTTGGTATTTTTTTTATAAAATTATTTATGCGTTCGGGCCATCCTTTTCACGATATTGGCTTTACACTTTTGGGGATAATTTATATAAGCATCCCGTTGTGCTTTTTTATATGCATTGCGTTTTTACCACTTTCAGGTCATACCTATAGCTGGCAAATTCCATTGGGATATTTTTTTATTTTATGGGCAAATGATACGGGTGCCTACCTTACCGGAAAAACATTTGGCAGGCATACGCTGTATTACCGGGTATCGCCCTTTAAGACATGGGAGGGCAGTATAGGCGGGGCAATTTTTGCAGTACTTATTGCCTGCCTGGTTTCATTAACTTTAACTTCATTTGCTACAAGTGAATGGATTATGTTATCACTGTTGATTATTATTACCGGAACATTAGGCGACCTGGTGAAATCAATGATGAAAAGAAGCCTTAACCTGAAAGATTCGGGATCTATTTTACCGGGGCACGGAGGGATGCTTGATCGTTTTGACTCGCTGTTAGGTTCGGCCCCGTTTGCTTTCTGCTATTTAATTTTATTAGGTTATGCATAA